From the Arthrobacter sp. PM3 genome, one window contains:
- a CDS encoding TOPRIM nucleotidyl transferase/hydrolase domain-containing protein, producing MQATTVLVEGESDRLAVEALALRLGHDLTAARVFVVAMGGATSIVHFLDRYGPNGAGHRLLGVCDAGESGGIARALERAGIGSGPLADLGFHVCHADLEDELIRCLGVDAVLKVIEAQGELASFRLLQRQPSQRERPVTSQLRRFFRGRSGNKVRYAPLLIDALPAGHAPPPLAGLVASFSQ from the coding sequence ATGCAGGCGACGACGGTGTTGGTCGAGGGCGAAAGTGACCGGTTGGCGGTCGAGGCGCTGGCCCTTCGGCTTGGCCATGATCTGACAGCAGCGCGGGTGTTCGTCGTGGCAATGGGAGGCGCGACCAGCATCGTGCACTTCCTCGACCGCTACGGCCCGAATGGCGCAGGCCACCGGTTACTTGGTGTCTGCGATGCAGGAGAGTCTGGTGGCATCGCCCGCGCGCTCGAGCGGGCCGGCATCGGATCCGGGCCCCTGGCCGATCTTGGGTTCCACGTCTGTCACGCCGACCTGGAGGACGAACTCATCCGATGCCTCGGCGTCGATGCCGTGCTCAAGGTCATCGAAGCTCAAGGTGAGCTCGCGTCGTTCCGGCTCCTCCAACGCCAGCCGTCGCAGCGAGAGCGACCGGTGACGTCGCAACTGCGCCGGTTCTTCAGAGGACGCAGCGGTAACAAGGTCCGATACGCGCCCCTGCTCATCGACGCATTGCCGGCCGGACATGCACCCCCTCCGCTCGCCGGCCTCGTTGCGTCGTTCTCACAGTGA